The Paramormyrops kingsleyae isolate MSU_618 chromosome 23, PKINGS_0.4, whole genome shotgun sequence sequence AGAAAATAACTGGGTGACGTTCTGGGTGAAAGTGCAGGCTCTGTGGTGTCTCTGAAACGGTGCTTGCCGTTTACAGGTATATGACATTCCCCCAGGGAAGCAGATAGGACCCACTTACCTCGGACAACACAGGGATCCTCAACCACAAGGATTGTATGACATTCCTCCAACGATGCAAGGGGTATGTGATCCTAGGGCAACTGTCAAGCATGGTAAATGTCACAGGTGCTCCACCCCGTGACGAGGCCATCGTGTCGAAACGGATGACTGTCCCTGTGGTTTTGATGCGCCTGGTCACCATCATCCGGTTTGAGAAAAGCCTGAAGAATGTGGGGCGTCTTTAGCATTGCCGTACGTCAGTCGCACAACCTCGCTGTGAGGAAAGGTGTctcgggggtggtgggggggggggcacagcactgtaaataGTGTGACTTGGAGGGGAGCTACTGTGAAAGACTGTGTTTCAGGTCGGCCAGCTGTAAGATCTCCCAGAGGGCCCTGTGAGGGAGCTCATCTCggtttggcgggggggggggaagtgggTGGGTTGTCAAGGCCACACTGAAACCGCTGTtgctctttttgtttttatggCGCAAGCTGCACACGTCAGAAGCCTTATTATAGGTTTGAAATCCATGCCCACCAAACGAGTTTACGGCGTAACTCGCATGTTTGGACAGAAAGTCCATCCAGTGCTGAGTGGAAATCCATCACACCACAAACTAGCCTGCAAACGACTCGAGTAAGGCAGGAGGAAACTGTATGCCGGCATTAGATCTTATGTAACGGGGGTTAcagtgtgtctgtgcttgtATGTAACAGCATCTCTCCTCAGCAGGTATACTCTATACCACCATGCAAGAACAACCCTATCGCTCAGGAGGGCAGTTACGACTTTCCCCAACCGCACAAGCAGAAGCATGAGGATATATATGACGTTCCACCACCCACAGGAGCACAGCCCTTTGCATCAAACTACCCTGATCTTGCCCCCATGAGCAGCAGCAATAGCGTCTATGACATACCCCCTACGCATCAGCAGTTCGCAAGCAGCCAAAAGGACGTATATGACATTCCGCGAGGCGCGCCACCGTCTCGCTCGTGGGATGTGACAGATGGCCTGCAGTGTCTTTCTCTGTCCAGCAGAGGGCCCTCTCACCGTGCACCACAGGGCAGGGTGGACAATCAGTTGGTCAAGGAGGGTCATAGCCTCAACACTGTGAACCATGCCCATGCCCCCAATCTGGACCTGGACTCGACCCGACCGTTCCCTGTATCTTTGGCCCCGGAACAAGAGAAGGATGAGCTTGGCGCTACCCAGGAACACTGTGTGAAGAGCTGGATGGAAGATTATGACTATGTCCACCTTCAGGTGGGGAGTATTCCATTACTGGCCATTTTGACTATTGCCATACATGTTATATTGTATTCCCTAACCTTTTGTGTGGCCCTAGAGGGGACTATGAGTATGAGTATtagtaagtgtgtgtgtgtgtgtgtgtgtgtgtgtgtataaatgaaAGGGAGGTAGATTTTGTGTGTCTGACCATTTTCTAAAAATCTCCGAGCAGCAGGAGTATATATAAGTATGCTactatataattttttatactAATTCTTACAATAGCTAACTGTATGAAACATATTGAGCTGAGAATATATTCCATCTCAGTAGGGTTGAATTCTTATAAGGGATATGAGAGTGGTGTAGCTACATGCTAATTATCCACAAGGTGGACAGTTAGCCCTGAAAGCCTCGTTTAACCATTCTCCACTGACAGGGCAAAGAGGAGTTTGAACAACAGCAACAGGCGCTGCTGCAGAAGGAGAGCATCATGAAACAGGGGAGGCTTCAGCTGGAGAAGGAGCAGGTAGGCCGGCTTGGGATTTAAACACCCACAATGCACTCTGCTTGTATATCAGAACTTATGGCTTGATGTTCAGAAGAACCGCCAGTAAAACTTCAGTAGTCTGCAAATGCAATACCAAAGTCAGCCAATAGGTGGGGTTTCATAGCCTGTATATAGCCTCAAAGGATCTCAGTTAGCAGTTTAAAACACAGTGTGATGAAGGTTCCACTTTCTTGCCCTTACAGCTGAAGCAGTTCAAGAAGTTGGAGCAAGAGGTGATCAAACCAGTGGAGGTGACCAAACCAGTGGAAAATGATACTGGCCAGCAAGCAGCTTCACAGAACTCTGTGGCTGACCCCACCTCCATGGTGGGCGGGGCCCCAATCTGTGGGCGGGACCGGCAGCTCCTGCGCTTCTATTCAGAGCAGTGTGGGACACACTTTGACACACTGCTCAGTGCGGTGGACGCGTTCTTCGCCTGCGTGCGCGAAGGTCAGCCTCCGCGGGTCTTTGTGGCACACAGCAAGCTGGTGATCCTTAGCGCCCACAAGCTGGTCTTCATCGGGGACACACTGTCGCGGCAGGCAGCCACGCCGGAGGTGGCCCAGCGCGCTCTGGATGGCAGCAACGCGCTCTGCCAGATGCTGAAGGCAGTGGTGGGGGCCACTAAGATGGCTGCCCTCCGTTACCCCAACACGGCGCCTCTTCAGGAGATGGTGGACCGCGTCGCTGTCCTGTCGCACCTCGCCCAGCAGTTCCAAGCACAGCTCCTCTGCATGGCTGAATCGTGAAGCGCGTCGCCTGGCCTTTCCCGCGTCTCATGTCAACATGCTTTTGTACATGGCTCAGATTTGTAAATAGGACTTTTTTAGTAATCAGCATTATATAGATGTAAATTCTCTTTTTAAGGCAGCTTTTTGTACAATATTCCTGTTTTAGTCAAATTTTAAGCACCTTATAAGGCCCCTTTCCCAGTTTCTAATGAGAATTatctctgtccatccatcttgtaaCCGCTTATGCTGGTCTGGGTTGTGGGCCAGTGCAAATAATTGCTCTCCCACTAGTAATTACAAGAGTAAAGGACTGATTTAACCCTACGTGTGTTTATTTTGATACACGGGGCTGCACCTATAATGGGTTAGGGCACTGAAGCCAGGACAGCAGCATAACCAGCTGGATGTGCGTGCTTTCTGGCCCAATGGAAGCATGTGTATGATATAAATGTGGAAGGCAGGTTGTATGAGCTGCACCTGCCTGTGGGGATGGTCCTGCAGGGCCAGTCTCAGGTCCCGTCTGAAGCAAGGCTAATGCTGCAGAGACTTGCTATTAAAAGAGCCTTAAAAGTAGCAACaaagtgatgtcatttccttGGCTTACCACAGCTATTTCCTGTCAGGCACGAGTGGGTTCTGAAGTTCCATGTTCAGTTCTGCAGAAGGTTTCTAACTCTGTCCTCACAGCTGCAGCTGTGCCACAGCCTCCCACACACACGCAATAGCACCCGCTTACCTCTGCTTAAACCAGCCCGGACCGACATTACCAGCCCCTTGGAGTGTAAGACGTACAGAGCCATGTGGCTGACACGGTGAAGTGCTGAGTGACCTTATGAAGATCACTGGCATGGTTAACGACGGTGTTGGCTGGTATACGTAGTATGACAACACTGCCACCACCTGGTAAGTCGCTAATACAGCACCACATATTAATGCAAAACCTTATGAGGATCTACATTACGAAATATGCATTTTGACACTTGTTCCTGGGTCTGTGGTCACGTTATCCACACTGCTCATGTATTCCTTTTAGGGTGTCTAAGAAGCTGTGAGAGCAGCATAAATTTCCATGTTTAATCCAAACGGATGTCTCAGCAGTTCTGAAGAGGACATTTGAAAATATCCCCAGGATGTAATTTCCTTTAGGTATATAAGACATTTGGATGAGAATTATTTTTCAATAGCTTTGTTTATTGGGTTTTTTGAAGTCATCAACATTTATGAAATAATTGCACTTGTAATTATATGAATTGGATGAGGAAAATTAATTGTAGTAAGTCAGTGCACACTAAGGGCTCCACCatgtttgtgtaaataaaaatgataccATTTGTAACAAATATTTATTATGATGGCCAGTTAAAactacactgaaaataaaataaagcaccCAAACCACATGTAAACTCAGCTGTTTACAAGGCTCTAACCGGACGCCATGTATTGAAGACCTACATGAGACAcccacacagagccatggcCCTTGTCAGCCAACTGTAAGGCAAAGGAAGCCCTCAGGACCACACCCATGCAGGCAGGTAACAGGACACCACAGGGGGCCTCACTGGCGAGACCCCTCCAATTCAGTGGCAGCCAACTGTTGTAGAACATTGCCACTGACcagaaaattacattttcttACATTGCACTTTCGAATAACCAGAGAAATCAACAAAAattcattaaacaaaaaaagtgaCTTAACCTTTGACTTCAGTTTTTCTTGTACCTTAGTCTGCCTTCTTTTCTCTGCCAGAACATTTTCTAAAGGACCACAATTCTCTGTTACTGTGCATCAAGCTAAgccacaggcacacacatatgtactgTGACAGCCAGTCATCTCACAGGCTGCAAAATCTATGGAGCCAATGAAAGAGAGGCATACAATGTCAGATATACCAACATGAGGCTGGCCACACTGGATAGTGCACAGAATGTTTCCTGTCACCTGACAGCCTGTTACAATAGTGGGCGGAGTCAGCTTATGGGTAAGACTTGGGTCAGGAGGATGAGGCTTGTCTATAGTGAGGAAGGTCAGTCTAGCTGGCCTCCTCCAGAGGGATGACTCTCTGACGGGTACTTTTGGCCCGATGGCGAGGTGTGGCCGACGAAGGTCGCTCGACTTCTGGCTGGGATGGCTCGGAGCTACCAAGGGAAGGTCCAGCGTCACCCACAAGCTCACGCAGGAATTTGAACTTGGACAGGAAAAGCTGCCAAACCACATACCAGCCTACAAGGAATAAGGGAGCAGGGAATGGGATTCATTGCAGAATTAAAACagatcagttttttttccagcccAGTTATGTCACGTTTATTTTCCAGTGGTTTAAGAAAACTTGTAATATGGATATATATACAGGCCCAAAGCTGTTAAGCAGGACAGATCCCTTAAAAGACACCCAAGTTATGTCTCACAGTTTTGCAACACTGTACACTGTATTTGGGTAAGATGGTGCAAACAATGACTCACGGGTAGCCAGACGAAAATCACTCCAGTTTAACTCACACAGCATAATCAagcacaaacagcaaacagattttttttatagatatatatatatacgtatatatatatatatatatatatatatatatatatatatatatagggtcGGACTATTTGAATTCGCTACGTATCCTCGTTTCTGTAAAGCGCTTATCCGGCTTAACGTTACTTACCGAACAGCATGAAGAGTAACACGCACACCAGGGTGGCCACTATAACCAGCAGCGTGAGACCCACACTTTGCCACATCTTGTCGCTTCTTCCCTTCCAGCAAACGTGCACTAGCTACCGAACAGCCTACCTGTGCAGCGGCCTGCCCATTTAACAAGACAGTACTCAGATCCACGGCTTAACCCGGCAACGCAGAGGAGGTTTTAACTTGTCAGGTTTGTAGGATCATTTACCTAGCTAACTCCCTAGCTAATCGGGCCAGAAAACAAGTGCACGGCTATTAGTCAGGTCCACAGCTGGTGCACTAGACAACCGTAGGCGGCTGTCTGGGTTCACAGCCCATGGGACGGAAAATAGGCAAAAGTGTCATTATGAGCCTAACTTAAAATCACTTTGACCTAAGCTCATTACTacaacataaaaacacattttacgCCCAGACCGTGGGCTTGCCTGTTGTTACATACATACGTCTCGAGTTCGGCAACCGTCTT is a genomic window containing:
- the nedd9 gene encoding enhancer of filamentation 1 isoform X2, encoding MKYEGLMARALYDNVPESPEELAFRKGDILTVLEQNTGGVEGWWLCSLHGRQGIAPGNRLKLLVGPTLGMVHPDPASQPKGPVRQEGLYQVPLGQDVYQVPQCGGRAAEGFPGKVVTPERIGHSYAYQPSPQVQRDFYDVPPVRAQGVYDIPPGKQIGPTYLGQHRDPQPQGLYDIPPTMQGVYSIPPCKNNPIAQEGSYDFPQPHKQKHEDIYDVPPPTGAQPFASNYPDLAPMSSSNSVYDIPPTHQQFASSQKDVYDIPRGAPPSRSWDVTDGLQCLSLSSRGPSHRAPQGRVDNQLVKEGHSLNTVNHAHAPNLDLDSTRPFPVSLAPEQEKDELGATQEHCVKSWMEDYDYVHLQGKEEFEQQQQALLQKESIMKQGRLQLEKEQLKQFKKLEQEVIKPVEVTKPVENDTGQQAASQNSVADPTSMVGGAPICGRDRQLLRFYSEQCGTHFDTLLSAVDAFFACVREGQPPRVFVAHSKLVILSAHKLVFIGDTLSRQAATPEVAQRALDGSNALCQMLKAVVGATKMAALRYPNTAPLQEMVDRVAVLSHLAQQFQAQLLCMAES
- the smim13 gene encoding small integral membrane protein 13 — encoded protein: MWQSVGLTLLVIVATLVCVLLFMLFGWYVVWQLFLSKFKFLRELVGDAGPSLGSSEPSQPEVERPSSATPRHRAKSTRQRVIPLEEAS
- the nedd9 gene encoding enhancer of filamentation 1 isoform X1; its protein translation is MKYEGLMARALYDNVPESPEELAFRKGDILTVLEQNTGGVEGWWLCSLHGRQGIAPGNRLKLLVGPTLGMVHPDPASQPKGPVRQEGLYQVPLGQDVYQVPQCGGRAAEGFPGKVVTPERIGHSYAYQPSPQVQRDFYDVPPVRAQGVYDIPPGKQIGPTYLGQHRDPQPQGLYDIPPTMQGQVYSIPPCKNNPIAQEGSYDFPQPHKQKHEDIYDVPPPTGAQPFASNYPDLAPMSSSNSVYDIPPTHQQFASSQKDVYDIPRGAPPSRSWDVTDGLQCLSLSSRGPSHRAPQGRVDNQLVKEGHSLNTVNHAHAPNLDLDSTRPFPVSLAPEQEKDELGATQEHCVKSWMEDYDYVHLQGKEEFEQQQQALLQKESIMKQGRLQLEKEQLKQFKKLEQEVIKPVEVTKPVENDTGQQAASQNSVADPTSMVGGAPICGRDRQLLRFYSEQCGTHFDTLLSAVDAFFACVREGQPPRVFVAHSKLVILSAHKLVFIGDTLSRQAATPEVAQRALDGSNALCQMLKAVVGATKMAALRYPNTAPLQEMVDRVAVLSHLAQQFQAQLLCMAES